The following proteins come from a genomic window of Girardinichthys multiradiatus isolate DD_20200921_A chromosome 8, DD_fGirMul_XY1, whole genome shotgun sequence:
- the tmem267 gene encoding transmembrane protein 267 codes for MQGFYSKLNSSPSSSPLLGVGLRADGARVPLSLAVEAEKAQALLQTFSSASLLASAGLGVLCVVADHTLQLFAIQQHLWLRAALDNATHGLVGLWSWAVVIGLRKKSDLYEVLLAGLLASIIDLDHFYMAGSLSLKAAVSLPQRPPLHCSSLIPVICLSLRFLMWIGRLKDAWCSLPWMLFISMTTHHVRDAVRHGLWVCPFGNTAPVPYWLYVSITATLPHLCSVLMYLTGTRDVISTKHGVAIDV; via the exons ATGCAAGGTTTCTACTCCAAGCTCAACTCCTCCCCCTCCTCGTCTCCCCTGTTGGGGGTGGGCCTCAGAGCTGATGGTGCTCGAGTGCCTCTCAGCTTGGCCGTTGAGGCGGAGAAAGCCCAGGCCCTCCTGCAGACATTTAGCTCCGCCTCCCTGTTGGCTTCGGCAGGACTCGGGGTGCTGTGCGTGGTGGCAGATCACACACTTCAACTGTTTGCCATCCAGCAGCACCTGTGGCTGCGTGCTGCCTTGGACAATGCCACACATGGATTGGTGGGGCTGTGGTCGTGGGCTGTTGTGATTGGACTGAGGAAAAAGAGTGATTTGTATGAGGTACTTCTGGCTGGGCTTCTGGCATCAATTATAGACCTGGACCACTTCTACATGGCTGGATCGCTCTCGCTCAAG GCTGCTGTGTCGCTGCCTCAGCGCCCTCCTCTCCACTGTTCCTCCCTGATCCCCGTCATCTGCCTCTCGCTCCGCTTCCTCATGTGGATTGGCCGCCTAAAAGATGCATGGTGCTCCTTGCCGTGGATGCTGTTCATTTCCATGACGACTCACCACGTGCGGGACGCCGTGCGCCACGGCCTATGGGTCTGCCCGTTCGGCAACACCGCGCCTGTCCCCTACTGGCTGTACGTCAGCATCACAGCGACACTTCCACACCTGTGCTCTGTGCTGATGTACCTGACGGGAACCAGGGACGTGATCTCAACCAAACACGGCGTTGCGATCGATGTTTAG